A segment of the Chloroflexota bacterium genome:
ACGGTGGGCTGGTAGCCTTCCCGACCGATACTGTATATGGCGTAGGAACCCACGGGCTCTTGGCCCAAGCGGTGCATCGACTCTACACTGCAAAACTACGCCCACGGGACAAGGCGATCCCGCTTCTCCTGGCCGATGCCCAGGACATGGCTGTAGTGGGTCGTGATATACCACCGCTGGCCTGGCACTTGGCGGCACGTTTCTGGCCAGGAGCGCTCACGCTGGTGGTGCCCCGCTCACCGGATTTGCCGGACATCCTCTGCGCTGGGGGTGATACCGTGGCTGTGCGCGTGCCCGCCCATCCGGTAACATTGGCCTTAATTCGGGCTGTTGGCGCGCCTCTTGCCACCACGAGCGCGAATCTTTCGGGTCATCCTCCTGCGACAACAGCCGACGAGGTCCTGCAGGCTATCGGGGATCGAGTGGATCTTATTCTCGATGGGGGGATTTCGCCAGGCGGTGTGCCGTCCACTGTCCTTGACGTAACGATCACTCCCCCGCGTTTGCTTCGCGAAGGGGCGCTCTCGTTGGAAGAACTGCAAACTGCTTGGGAGAGAATGCTCTAGTCTTTCTTTACCTCAGATTCTGGCGGTTCCTTCGCGTTTGGACCTGCTTCCTCCCCTTTTAACGCTTTCTGGAACTCGCGGATGCTTTTGCCTAATGCCCCACCCAGTTCCGCGAGGCGGTTGGGGCCAAAGAGAATGATCACAATGACAAGGATGAGGAACCACTCTAACGGACCTATATTGCGCAGGAATTGCATATTACCTCCTCAGCGGACACTAAAGCGTCCTTAACACACAACACTTATATTTCCATTTTACTGCCAACCCCACGGGTAGATCAAACTCAAAGGGGAATGCCCAAATGAGACATTCCCCTTTCGCGCACTTTTGCTCAGATCAGCGTGAGGTTACGAGAACCAGAACGAAAATAACAGCGAACAACAGAATAACCAGCAAGAGCACGGTCAACACCGGGGCAAGAACGGCTACGAGTGCCTTTCCCATATCCATATCGTTTGCTATCGCTGTCGCTTTCACATAGATCACGAAACCCCATACCAATGCTACTAATCCAATGATCAGCCCCAAGCATGGGATGAAGCCAAGGGCGTTGAGCAGTCCGGG
Coding sequences within it:
- a CDS encoding threonylcarbamoyl-AMP synthase, encoding MSAEILLAHAENAIAKAAAIIVHGGLVAFPTDTVYGVGTHGLLAQAVHRLYTAKLRPRDKAIPLLLADAQDMAVVGRDIPPLAWHLAARFWPGALTLVVPRSPDLPDILCAGGDTVAVRVPAHPVTLALIRAVGAPLATTSANLSGHPPATTADEVLQAIGDRVDLILDGGISPGGVPSTVLDVTITPPRLLREGALSLEELQTAWERML
- a CDS encoding twin-arginine translocase TatA/TatE family subunit, with product MQFLRNIGPLEWFLILVIVIILFGPNRLAELGGALGKSIREFQKALKGEEAGPNAKEPPESEVKKD